The following proteins come from a genomic window of Corallococcus sp. NCRR:
- the rph gene encoding rifamycin-inactivating phosphotransferase gives MEVGGKGASLGELSRLEGVHVPEGFCVSTEAFKRILGEAPATAEWLERLSLLKAEDREGLRAVSAELRAVIEGTAIPEDVQEAITRFLSRTGEQVSYAVRSSATAEDLPTASFAGQQDTYLNVIGTAAILTHIRRCWASLFTERAVAYRIQHGFDHRKVHMAVVVQKMVVAQAAGILFTADPVTSNRKVSSIEATFGLGEALVSGLVNADGYKVRNGRITEKTLATTERRNSPVLTAEQIVRLEHLGRRIEAHFGHPQDIEWCLLDDTFYFVQSRPITTLYPIPDVGDGGNHIFVSVGHQQMMTDPMKPLGLSLWQLTAARPMYAAGGRLFVDCMKELASPASRGAMLEMLGRSEPIIRDALETLIARGDFIQPLPSPEPAQGKPGTPPPVHDDPAVVADLIAQSQASIEALKQNIQTKSGMELLDFILEDFQPLRRSLFEPRSFGALMSGMNAASWLNEKMQAWLGEKSAADTLSQSVPNNITSEMGLALLDVADAIRPHPEVVEYLRSARDEGFLEGLAGLEGGQAAHDAISAYLDRFGMRCVGEIDVTRTRWRESPTTLVPLILGNIKAFTPGASRRKFEEGQQEALKKEQELLARLRQLPEGEEKAGETERMIRRLRNFIGYREYPKYGIVNRYFVYRQALLKEAERLVQAHVLQEKEDIYSLSFQELREVVRTNQVDGQLIRQRKDEHERNRKLTPPRVITSDGEIVTGAYKRAGLPAGALVGLAVSSGVVEGRARVLLDMTDAELEEGDILVTPFTDPSWTPLFVSIKGLVTEVGGLMTHGAVIAREYGLPAVVGVEHATRRIQDGQRIRVHGTEGYIEFLP, from the coding sequence ATGGAGGTCGGAGGGAAAGGCGCGAGCCTGGGGGAGCTCTCCAGGCTGGAAGGAGTCCACGTCCCGGAGGGCTTCTGCGTCTCGACCGAAGCCTTCAAGCGGATCCTGGGCGAAGCACCGGCGACAGCCGAATGGCTCGAACGGCTGTCGCTGCTGAAGGCAGAAGACCGGGAGGGCCTCCGGGCGGTGAGCGCGGAGCTTCGAGCGGTCATCGAAGGGACCGCCATCCCCGAGGACGTGCAGGAAGCCATCACCCGCTTCCTCTCCAGGACTGGCGAGCAGGTGTCCTATGCCGTCCGGTCCAGCGCGACGGCGGAGGACCTGCCAACGGCGTCCTTCGCGGGCCAGCAGGACACGTATCTGAACGTCATCGGGACGGCGGCCATCCTGACGCACATCCGCCGGTGCTGGGCATCACTCTTCACGGAGCGGGCAGTCGCCTATCGCATCCAACACGGCTTCGACCACCGCAAGGTCCACATGGCGGTCGTGGTGCAGAAGATGGTCGTCGCGCAGGCGGCCGGAATCCTGTTCACGGCCGATCCGGTGACGTCGAACCGGAAGGTGTCCTCCATCGAGGCGACCTTCGGCCTCGGGGAGGCCTTGGTCTCCGGTCTGGTCAACGCCGATGGCTACAAGGTGCGGAACGGACGGATCACCGAGAAGACCCTCGCCACCACCGAGCGGCGGAACAGCCCCGTGCTGACGGCTGAGCAGATCGTGCGGCTCGAGCACCTGGGGAGACGGATCGAAGCGCACTTCGGGCATCCCCAGGACATCGAGTGGTGCCTGCTCGACGACACGTTCTATTTTGTCCAGAGCCGGCCCATCACGACCCTGTACCCCATCCCGGACGTGGGAGACGGCGGCAACCACATCTTCGTCTCCGTCGGCCACCAGCAGATGATGACCGACCCCATGAAGCCCCTGGGGCTGTCCTTGTGGCAGTTGACCGCTGCTCGCCCCATGTACGCCGCGGGTGGGAGGTTGTTCGTCGATTGCATGAAGGAGCTGGCGTCACCGGCGAGCCGGGGGGCCATGCTGGAGATGCTGGGCCGCTCCGAGCCGATCATCCGGGACGCCCTCGAGACCCTCATCGCACGGGGCGACTTCATCCAACCCCTGCCCTCCCCGGAGCCTGCTCAAGGCAAGCCAGGGACGCCTCCGCCTGTCCATGACGACCCGGCCGTCGTCGCTGACCTGATTGCCCAGAGCCAGGCGTCAATCGAAGCGCTGAAGCAGAACATCCAGACGAAATCCGGAATGGAGTTGCTGGATTTCATCCTGGAAGACTTCCAGCCCCTGCGGCGGAGCTTGTTCGAGCCTCGAAGCTTTGGCGCGCTCATGTCAGGAATGAACGCCGCGTCCTGGCTCAATGAGAAGATGCAGGCCTGGCTGGGCGAGAAGAGCGCCGCGGACACGCTGTCCCAGTCCGTACCGAACAACATCACCTCGGAGATGGGGCTGGCGCTCCTGGATGTCGCGGACGCGATCCGGCCGCATCCGGAGGTGGTCGAGTACCTGCGAAGCGCCCGGGATGAAGGCTTCCTGGAAGGCCTGGCCGGGTTGGAGGGTGGGCAGGCTGCCCACGACGCCATCTCCGCGTATCTCGACAGATTTGGCATGCGTTGCGTCGGGGAGATTGATGTGACGCGGACGCGCTGGCGCGAAAGCCCCACGACGCTCGTCCCCTTGATTCTTGGCAACATCAAGGCCTTCACGCCCGGAGCCAGCCGCCGGAAGTTCGAGGAGGGGCAGCAGGAGGCCTTGAAGAAGGAACAGGAGCTCCTGGCGCGGTTGCGGCAACTGCCGGAAGGCGAAGAGAAGGCCGGAGAAACAGAACGGATGATCCGCCGGCTCCGGAACTTCATCGGCTACCGCGAGTACCCGAAGTACGGCATCGTCAATCGCTACTTCGTCTACAGGCAGGCCTTGCTGAAGGAGGCCGAGCGGCTCGTGCAGGCCCACGTGCTCCAGGAAAAGGAAGACATCTATTCCCTCTCCTTCCAGGAGCTTCGCGAGGTCGTGCGCACGAACCAGGTGGATGGCCAGCTCATCCGCCAGCGAAAGGACGAACACGAACGCAACCGGAAGCTGACGCCCCCGCGGGTCATCACCTCCGATGGAGAGATCGTCACGGGTGCGTACAAGCGAGCCGGCCTCCCCGCCGGAGCCCTCGTCGGGCTGGCGGTCTCCTCGGGCGTGGTGGAGGGACGGGCGCGCGTCCTCCTGGACATGACGGACGCGGAGCTGGAGGAAGGCGACATCCTGGTCACGCCCTTCACGGACCCCAGCTGGACGCCCCTGTTCGTGTCCATCAAGGGTCTGGTGACCGAAGTGGGAGGACTCATGACCCACGGCGCGGTCATCGCCCGGGAGTATGGCCTGCCGGCCGTCGTCGGCGTGGAGCACGCGACCCGGCG